One window from the genome of Bacillus mesophilus encodes:
- a CDS encoding MFS transporter — protein sequence MFKSNFNTLPTALKILLLGVLLSHLAYYIVLPLLPIVLKVLKGLTIVQIGTVLAVSSFSYQGGSVIGGLLADKIGRRMIIVIGAFVKGVGLIGFAIAGTYPLLLMVAMINGLGGGLNSPSTKAAIAALASEGDHRTTVFSLRGIAANLGIASAGLLTYFLIGEESIIIFYISAGLFFVLGIISWLFVPANCGEGECEDITFQSYLEIFKNKAFVIYSIMSIFVWGLFAQFALALPLRAESFMDNPTAVSLVWTFNSILVVIFQTTITNRIIRKINPMNALALGTAFIGFGISSLYFANHFSLLIVSGVIFIIGEMILMPTIDITITQLGTAQLIGTYFGLANFIFGLGEGLGNFGGARLLSLGIQTYLPWISYLTVAVIVALVIYLIRNTKPMKSVF from the coding sequence TTGTTTAAATCAAATTTCAATACGTTACCTACTGCTTTAAAAATCCTACTTCTCGGTGTGCTATTATCTCATTTAGCTTATTATATTGTGTTACCACTGTTGCCAATTGTACTTAAGGTCCTTAAAGGATTGACGATTGTTCAGATTGGTACGGTGTTAGCAGTGAGCTCCTTTTCTTATCAGGGAGGAAGTGTCATAGGTGGATTATTGGCTGATAAAATAGGTAGAAGAATGATTATTGTGATTGGAGCATTTGTGAAGGGTGTGGGGCTGATTGGCTTTGCGATTGCAGGGACGTATCCATTGTTACTTATGGTAGCAATGATCAATGGACTAGGTGGTGGATTAAATTCACCTTCAACAAAAGCAGCTATTGCCGCCCTTGCATCAGAAGGAGATCATCGTACTACTGTTTTCTCATTAAGAGGTATAGCGGCTAACCTTGGTATTGCAAGTGCCGGGTTGCTAACATACTTTTTGATAGGAGAAGAGTCCATCATCATTTTCTATATATCAGCTGGTTTGTTCTTTGTTCTTGGAATCATCAGCTGGCTATTTGTACCTGCTAATTGTGGGGAAGGAGAATGTGAAGACATAACCTTTCAATCTTATCTAGAAATTTTTAAAAACAAGGCATTTGTTATATATTCGATTATGAGTATTTTCGTCTGGGGCCTTTTTGCTCAATTTGCACTTGCTTTGCCACTTCGAGCTGAATCATTTATGGATAACCCAACTGCTGTTTCACTTGTGTGGACATTCAATAGTATTCTCGTTGTGATCTTTCAAACGACGATTACAAACAGGATTATTAGGAAAATAAATCCGATGAATGCCCTGGCATTAGGTACTGCTTTTATAGGATTTGGGATTAGCTCGTTGTATTTTGCCAATCATTTTAGCTTACTAATTGTAAGTGGAGTAATCTTTATCATTGGCGAAATGATCTTAATGCCAACGATTGATATAACGATTACACAGTTAGGGACCGCACAGTTAATTGGAACCTATTTTGGGTTAGCTAATTTTATTTTTGGTTTAGGTGAGGGACTTGGGAACTTTGGAGGAGCCAGGTTATTAAGTTTAGGCATTCAAACGTACTTACCATGGATCTCTTATTTGACTGTGGCAGTTATTGTCGCGTTAGTAATATATCTGATTCGAAATACAAAACCAATGAAGAGTGTGTTTTAG
- a CDS encoding TM2 domain-containing protein, whose protein sequence is MKSRVVAGVLGILLGNFGIHKFYLGKIGMGILYLAFFWTGIPGIIGLIEGILYLVKTEEEFQAKYGR, encoded by the coding sequence ATGAAAAGTAGAGTGGTGGCAGGAGTTCTCGGTATTTTATTGGGCAACTTCGGTATACACAAGTTTTACCTTGGCAAAATCGGAATGGGAATCCTTTACTTAGCGTTCTTCTGGACTGGAATACCTGGTATTATTGGACTTATTGAGGGAATTCTTTATCTAGTTAAGACAGAGGAAGAATTTCAAGCTAAATATGGTCGATGA
- the asnB gene encoding asparagine synthase (glutamine-hydrolyzing), translated as MCGFIACIYDVNRFEDRHHDVKKMSAAIKHRGPDQEGHYQDAHVDLLFRRLSIIDLESGTQPLSYDNERYWIVFNGEIYNYMELREKLVFSGYQFETHSDTEVIVALFSKIGKDVVHELRGMFSFVIWDQVEKTLFGARDQFGIKPLYYKENEDCLLFASEKKSLLDEEDGRHLNLQSIQHYLTYQYVPEPTTMIQTIKRMEPGHYFIKKLGSKMETFQYHKVSFQPFSNNEEILFKKVRETIFDSVEKHLTSDVPVGSFLSGGIDSTIIAAVAKEFSPNLRTFSIGFENEGYSELEVAKETARKLGIINHSIYINVEDFKRELPKIVWHLDDPLADPATIPLYFLAKEARNYVKVVLSGEGADELFGGYNIYREPHSLMPFQYIPENLKMLLLKGAESLPYGMRGKSLIERGCTPIEERYIGNAKMFNEQEKMKLLRNYQPNLHYKNITSPYYDQARAYDPVTKMQYIDIHTWLRGDILLKADKMSMANSLELRVPFLDREVLKVAESIPSHFKINEGTTKWVLRKAFEDLVPSHVVNRKKLGFPVPIRVWLKNELYDWAIQIIGESETDHLFYKPFIYELLDEHALGKHDHSRKIWTVLMFMLWHQVFIEGKYQFIDHNESTREYSMQ; from the coding sequence ATGTGTGGATTTATTGCGTGTATATATGATGTAAATCGTTTTGAAGATCGTCATCATGATGTGAAAAAAATGAGTGCAGCAATCAAGCATCGTGGACCAGATCAAGAGGGACATTATCAGGATGCACATGTAGATTTGCTGTTTAGAAGACTAAGTATCATTGATTTAGAGAGCGGTACCCAGCCATTAAGCTATGACAACGAGAGGTACTGGATTGTCTTCAATGGCGAGATTTATAATTACATGGAGCTAAGAGAAAAGCTAGTTTTTAGTGGTTATCAGTTTGAAACCCATTCAGATACGGAAGTAATTGTTGCTTTATTTAGCAAAATTGGAAAAGATGTTGTACATGAACTGAGAGGAATGTTTTCCTTTGTCATATGGGATCAAGTTGAAAAGACGCTCTTTGGTGCAAGAGACCAATTCGGTATTAAGCCACTGTATTATAAAGAAAATGAAGATTGCCTACTATTTGCGTCTGAAAAGAAAAGTCTGCTTGATGAAGAGGATGGTAGACATCTTAATCTGCAATCTATACAACACTATTTGACGTACCAATATGTTCCGGAGCCTACTACGATGATTCAGACTATCAAAAGAATGGAGCCGGGTCATTATTTTATAAAAAAGCTTGGGAGCAAGATGGAGACTTTTCAATATCATAAGGTGTCTTTTCAGCCATTCTCAAACAATGAGGAGATTTTATTTAAGAAAGTAAGAGAAACGATTTTCGACTCAGTCGAAAAACATTTAACCAGTGATGTTCCAGTCGGCTCATTTTTATCAGGTGGAATCGATTCTACGATTATCGCGGCTGTTGCAAAGGAGTTTTCACCTAACCTCCGGACCTTCTCCATCGGTTTTGAAAACGAGGGTTATAGTGAACTTGAGGTTGCTAAAGAAACTGCGAGAAAGCTAGGGATCATCAATCATTCTATTTATATTAATGTAGAAGATTTTAAAAGAGAACTACCTAAAATTGTATGGCATCTTGATGATCCTCTTGCAGATCCGGCCACTATTCCACTTTACTTCCTAGCAAAAGAGGCTCGTAACTATGTAAAGGTGGTCTTATCAGGTGAAGGAGCAGATGAATTATTTGGGGGTTATAATATTTACCGCGAACCTCATTCGTTAATGCCTTTTCAATATATTCCTGAGAATCTCAAAATGCTTCTTCTAAAGGGAGCAGAATCGTTACCATACGGTATGCGAGGGAAGAGTCTCATTGAGCGGGGATGTACTCCGATAGAGGAAAGGTATATAGGAAATGCAAAAATGTTTAATGAGCAGGAGAAGATGAAGCTTTTACGCAATTATCAGCCTAACCTTCATTATAAGAACATTACTTCTCCTTATTATGACCAAGCAAGAGCTTATGATCCGGTTACAAAAATGCAATACATTGATATCCATACATGGCTTCGTGGAGATATTTTATTGAAGGCTGATAAGATGTCAATGGCAAATTCTCTAGAATTACGTGTTCCGTTTCTAGATCGTGAGGTTCTTAAGGTGGCAGAATCCATTCCTTCACATTTTAAGATTAATGAGGGTACAACAAAATGGGTCTTGAGAAAGGCGTTCGAGGACCTTGTTCCATCACATGTAGTTAACAGAAAGAAATTAGGGTTTCCAGTACCAATCAGAGTATGGTTGAAAAATGAATTATATGATTGGGCAATCCAAATTATTGGTGAAAGTGAGACCGACCATTTATTCTATAAACCGTTTATTTACGAGCTTCTTGATGAACATGCACTTGGAAAGCACGATCATAGTCGCAAAATCTGGACGGTACTGATGTTCATGCTTTGGCATCAAGTATTTATAGAAGGTAAATATCAGTTCATTGACCATAATGAATCAACTAGAGAATACAGTATGCAATAG
- a CDS encoding phosphocarrier protein HPr, translated as MVEKVFTITSDSGLHARPATVLVQAAGRFDSEINLEYKGRSVNLKSIMGVMSLGIPSGSEIKITAEGSDAEAAIEALTETLSKEGLGQ; from the coding sequence ATGGTAGAAAAGGTTTTTACAATCACAAGCGATTCAGGTCTTCATGCACGTCCTGCTACAGTTTTAGTTCAAGCTGCTGGAAGATTTGATAGCGAAATTAACCTTGAGTATAAAGGTCGTTCCGTAAATTTAAAGTCCATTATGGGTGTTATGTCTTTAGGGATCCCAAGTGGCAGTGAAATTAAAATTACTGCTGAAGGCAGCGATGCTGAAGCAGCGATAGAAGCTCTTACTGAAACATTAAGTAAAGAAGGATTAGGACAATAG
- a CDS encoding PTS fructose transporter subunit IIABC — protein sequence MRITELLKRDTIILDLKAKSKQAVIEELVDVLSSAGRLDDRRKFTEAILAREAQSTTGIGEGIAIPHAKTNAVKVPAIAFGRSTEGVDYQALDGQPSHLFFMIAASEGANNEHLETLSRLSSYLMDPAFRQRIESAKTKDEVIQAIDDKEQAETVDEQPISTNSKLVLAVTACPTGIAHTYMAADSLKAKAKELGIDIKVQTNGSSGVKNKLTPEEIEKAAAIIVAADTKVDMAPFKGKPVIEVPVAQAIRQPKELIDRAVSGSAPIFHGTGEGDERSAGGRSERTGFYKHLMNGVSNMLPFVVGGGILIAISFLFGIEAFDPEHPSYHPIAEALMTIGGGNAFGLMIPVLAGFIAMSIADRPGFAPGMVGGFMAATGGAGFLGGLIAGFLAGYIVLFLKKMLSGLPQSLEGIKPVLLFPLLGILITGLLMMYVVIEPVVALNAGLTAWLEGLGNATILLGLLLGGMMAVDMGGPINKAAFTFGIAMIDAGNLAPHAAIMAGGMVPPLGLALATTFFKKKFTKAEREAGKTNYIMGASFITEGAIPFAAADPGRVIPSIVVGSAVAGALTMLFGIGLPAPHGGLFVIPVVNGNPFMYLLAILIGAVITALMVGLWKKEVQQ from the coding sequence ATGAGAATTACTGAGCTGTTAAAAAGAGATACGATTATTTTAGATTTAAAAGCAAAATCTAAACAAGCAGTTATTGAAGAGTTAGTTGATGTACTCTCATCAGCAGGAAGATTAGATGACCGCAGGAAATTTACAGAAGCAATTTTAGCTAGAGAAGCCCAAAGCACTACTGGAATTGGTGAAGGTATTGCCATTCCACATGCTAAGACAAATGCAGTTAAGGTGCCTGCAATTGCTTTTGGACGTTCTACTGAGGGAGTTGACTATCAGGCACTTGATGGTCAGCCGAGTCATCTATTCTTCATGATTGCAGCTAGTGAGGGAGCGAATAACGAGCATCTTGAGACTTTATCAAGATTATCCTCATATTTGATGGACCCAGCATTTAGGCAAAGAATTGAATCAGCCAAAACAAAAGACGAAGTCATTCAGGCGATTGATGACAAAGAACAGGCTGAGACGGTTGATGAGCAACCAATTTCAACTAACTCCAAGTTAGTGTTAGCTGTCACTGCGTGTCCAACGGGTATCGCACATACTTACATGGCAGCAGATTCGCTTAAAGCTAAAGCGAAAGAACTAGGGATTGATATCAAAGTTCAAACAAATGGTTCTAGTGGAGTGAAGAATAAATTAACTCCAGAGGAAATTGAAAAAGCAGCTGCGATTATTGTAGCGGCAGATACGAAGGTTGATATGGCTCCGTTTAAAGGGAAGCCAGTGATTGAAGTGCCAGTGGCCCAGGCAATTAGACAGCCAAAGGAATTAATTGATCGCGCAGTAAGTGGATCAGCCCCTATTTTCCATGGTACTGGGGAAGGTGACGAACGTTCTGCTGGTGGACGTTCCGAGCGAACTGGCTTTTATAAGCATCTCATGAATGGTGTATCTAACATGCTTCCGTTTGTTGTTGGTGGTGGGATTTTAATTGCGATCTCATTCCTATTTGGAATTGAAGCATTTGATCCGGAGCATCCTTCTTACCACCCTATTGCCGAAGCTTTAATGACAATCGGTGGTGGAAATGCATTTGGATTAATGATTCCGGTTTTAGCTGGTTTTATCGCAATGAGCATAGCGGATCGTCCTGGATTTGCGCCTGGTATGGTTGGAGGCTTCATGGCAGCAACTGGTGGAGCAGGATTTTTAGGAGGACTTATTGCAGGATTTTTAGCTGGTTATATTGTTTTATTCTTAAAGAAAATGTTATCAGGTCTTCCGCAATCACTTGAGGGAATTAAGCCAGTCCTTCTATTCCCACTGCTTGGTATTTTAATTACGGGATTACTGATGATGTATGTCGTCATTGAACCTGTAGTGGCATTAAATGCAGGGTTAACAGCATGGCTTGAGGGCTTAGGTAACGCTACAATTTTACTTGGTTTACTTCTTGGTGGTATGATGGCAGTAGATATGGGTGGTCCCATCAACAAAGCAGCCTTTACTTTTGGAATTGCTATGATCGATGCAGGTAATCTTGCTCCACATGCAGCAATCATGGCTGGTGGGATGGTACCTCCATTAGGCTTGGCTTTAGCTACAACTTTCTTCAAGAAAAAGTTTACGAAGGCAGAGCGTGAAGCAGGAAAAACAAACTATATTATGGGTGCATCCTTTATTACAGAAGGAGCGATTCCTTTTGCAGCGGCCGATCCAGGTCGAGTTATTCCTTCGATCGTTGTAGGCTCTGCCGTAGCAGGTGCACTAACAATGCTGTTTGGTATTGGTTTACCAGCTCCACACGGAGGGCTTTTCGTTATTCCAGTCGTAAACGGTAACCCATTCATGTACCTACTAGCTATTTTAATTGGTGCAGTTATAACTGCATTAATGGTAGGATTATGGAAGAAGGAAGTACAGCAATAG
- the pfkB gene encoding 1-phosphofructokinase yields MIYTCTLNPSIDYLVEVENLSLGSLNRTNKTFFYPGGKGINVSRVLRRLGVDNQALGFIGGFTGGFIKDFLEREGISHQFIEHDEPTRINIKLKEAQETEINGSGSFINGSQKEELYKLVEGLTSSDYFVLAGSYPPSISLDYYKSLASLCQEKGIPFIVDVSGPPLKEVLQYRPLVIKPNQHELSELVGKEISSKEEAITFGRQLLANGPQNIIISMGGEGAVLVNDEVTLVASVPKGTVKNSVGAGDSTVAGFLASLVQGGTIAEAFQHGVASGTATAFSTDLCTEEDVRNILSQVKIKTL; encoded by the coding sequence ATGATTTACACTTGTACCCTAAACCCTTCGATTGATTATTTAGTAGAGGTGGAAAACCTATCCTTAGGCTCGCTTAACAGGACGAACAAAACATTCTTTTATCCAGGTGGAAAGGGAATAAATGTGTCACGGGTCTTAAGAAGGCTAGGGGTTGATAATCAGGCATTAGGTTTTATCGGAGGTTTTACCGGTGGTTTTATAAAGGATTTTCTTGAGCGTGAAGGAATCTCGCATCAATTTATAGAGCATGATGAACCAACACGAATCAATATAAAGTTAAAAGAAGCTCAGGAGACGGAAATAAATGGAAGCGGTTCCTTTATTAATGGGTCTCAAAAGGAAGAACTTTATAAGTTAGTCGAAGGGTTAACAAGTAGTGATTACTTTGTGTTAGCTGGAAGCTATCCACCCTCCATCTCGCTAGATTATTATAAGTCACTTGCTTCGTTGTGCCAGGAAAAAGGAATCCCATTTATTGTTGATGTATCAGGGCCTCCCCTTAAAGAGGTGTTACAGTATCGACCATTAGTAATCAAGCCTAATCAGCATGAATTATCTGAGCTGGTTGGTAAGGAAATATCCTCAAAGGAAGAAGCGATTACTTTTGGAAGGCAATTATTAGCTAACGGTCCTCAAAATATCATTATTTCAATGGGTGGTGAGGGAGCAGTTTTAGTCAATGATGAGGTGACTTTAGTGGCATCGGTTCCAAAGGGAACTGTTAAAAACTCAGTTGGAGCAGGTGATTCAACAGTTGCTGGTTTCTTAGCCTCCCTTGTTCAAGGGGGAACGATCGCAGAAGCCTTTCAGCATGGAGTAGCCTCTGGAACAGCTACTGCCTTCTCAACAGATCTTTGTACGGAAGAAGATGTAAGAAATATACTATCGCAAGTAAAAATAAAAACATTATAA
- a CDS encoding DeoR/GlpR family DNA-binding transcription regulator gives MLTAERYRIILEMIAEREVVKLHELVEATQSSESTIRRDLSQLELNHKLKRVHGGAALLHQKGEELSITEKSTKNLSEKEEIGKFAAGLIRNGDCIYLDAGTTVFQMIRFIQAKDIKVVTNGLTHLEALLEQNIDTFLIGGHIKQKTRALIGSGAFQALKQFRFDKTFIGVNGIHPQFGYTTPDPEEALIKSKALQLGQEAYVLADHTKFHEVTFAKVADINEACIITNVIESEILAEYKEKTRIEVVSL, from the coding sequence TTGCTGACTGCTGAAAGATATCGAATCATTTTAGAAATGATCGCAGAAAGAGAAGTCGTTAAGCTGCATGAACTTGTTGAAGCAACACAATCATCTGAATCCACCATTCGTCGTGATTTGAGTCAGCTTGAGCTTAATCATAAATTAAAGCGTGTTCACGGAGGGGCAGCCCTTCTCCACCAAAAAGGTGAAGAGCTGAGCATTACAGAGAAGTCAACCAAGAACCTTAGTGAAAAAGAAGAAATCGGAAAATTTGCTGCTGGTTTAATCCGAAATGGAGACTGTATCTATCTTGATGCAGGCACTACTGTCTTTCAAATGATTCGTTTTATCCAAGCAAAGGATATAAAGGTTGTGACGAACGGACTCACCCATTTAGAAGCTTTGCTTGAGCAAAATATCGATACGTTTCTGATCGGCGGACATATTAAACAAAAGACAAGAGCTCTTATAGGTTCAGGTGCCTTTCAGGCTCTTAAACAGTTTCGGTTTGATAAAACTTTTATAGGTGTAAATGGAATTCATCCACAATTCGGCTATACAACACCAGATCCTGAGGAAGCTTTAATAAAAAGCAAAGCTCTTCAATTAGGTCAGGAGGCTTACGTCTTAGCCGATCATACGAAATTTCATGAAGTTACATTTGCAAAGGTTGCTGACATAAATGAGGCATGTATTATAACAAATGTGATAGAAAGTGAGATTCTTGCAGAGTATAAAGAAAAAACGAGAATTGAGGTTGTATCACTATGA
- a CDS encoding DUF2680 domain-containing protein, producing the protein MKGALTALSILCMVFSFSINPVLAETQTVTKDQPKVELTDEQKEELKELYEEMLESKKEIIKKYIEFGVLTEEKGSKILEKMESRLKELEENNYVPNWDKHHHHHHKD; encoded by the coding sequence ATGAAAGGTGCTTTAACTGCTTTATCAATCCTTTGTATGGTGTTTAGTTTTTCGATTAATCCTGTATTAGCAGAAACCCAAACAGTGACTAAGGACCAGCCAAAGGTTGAATTAACAGATGAGCAAAAGGAAGAGCTTAAGGAACTGTATGAGGAAATGTTGGAAAGTAAGAAGGAAATTATTAAAAAATACATAGAATTTGGTGTACTTACCGAGGAAAAAGGGTCGAAAATTTTAGAGAAAATGGAAAGTCGTTTGAAGGAGCTTGAGGAAAATAACTATGTTCCAAATTGGGACAAACATCACCACCACCATCATAAAGATTGA
- a CDS encoding protein kinase domain-containing protein: protein MKSFDELAASVMFTQVKGMTKLIKYDPSLDFIGEGRSAVVFRIQSSDYALKVFFPNQEQTAIEEAEIYQQLQTISYFPTIYGSGHNYIVIDYIEGITLFDCLRSGIRISPEHIQEADHALAAARESGLNPSDIHLKNIMITKTGEIKLIDVARFRQIKNCSQWDDIKLAYFRFYKRIYSPKGIPDYFLNMISNLYKKPVVQKWFAHFYH, encoded by the coding sequence ATGAAATCTTTTGATGAGCTTGCTGCTAGTGTCATGTTTACTCAAGTAAAGGGTATGACAAAGCTAATCAAGTATGATCCAAGCTTGGACTTTATTGGTGAAGGGAGAAGTGCCGTCGTGTTTCGGATTCAATCATCCGATTATGCGTTAAAGGTGTTTTTTCCTAATCAGGAACAAACGGCAATTGAAGAGGCCGAAATCTATCAGCAACTACAAACCATTTCTTATTTTCCTACCATATATGGATCTGGTCATAATTATATAGTTATTGATTATATTGAAGGAATCACATTATTTGATTGCTTACGAAGCGGTATTAGAATTAGTCCGGAGCATATCCAGGAGGCTGATCACGCTTTGGCGGCTGCTCGTGAATCTGGTTTAAATCCTTCAGATATCCATCTAAAGAATATTATGATTACTAAAACTGGTGAGATTAAACTAATCGATGTTGCTAGATTTAGGCAAATAAAGAACTGTAGTCAATGGGACGATATAAAGTTAGCCTATTTTAGATTTTATAAACGCATCTATTCTCCAAAAGGGATTCCGGACTACTTTTTAAATATGATTTCAAATCTATACAAAAAGCCAGTTGTGCAAAAATGGTTTGCTCATTTTTATCACTAG
- a CDS encoding M20 family metallopeptidase, producing MRERVLTTIDELQKDFYEISEYIGNNPELGHEEVKACKILSEKLEKHGFSVSVGTCDLPTAFTAVFDSGKPGPSVGFMAEYDALPGLGHACGHNLIGTMAVAAGIGLSSVLAESGGKVYVYGTPAEETRGGKVTMAEEGVFNHLDVAMMVHPLDHYQKSGSSLAMDAIQFEFFGRSAHAAAAPYEGINALDAVIQTFNSINALRQHVKSDVRIHGIIPEGGKAANVVPDYAVAQFYVRASSRSYVNEVAEKVKACAQAAALATGARVEISNYEFSYDDMITNEQLSDVFTENLVFLGVNESDIVVTNSDSGSLDMGNVSYAVPSIHPYIQITTERAACHTPEFQQAAMSDMGKEGMILGAKTMALTGLDIMTKPEVLEKIKAEFNSRK from the coding sequence ATGAGAGAAAGAGTACTAACAACCATTGATGAGTTACAAAAAGATTTTTATGAAATTAGTGAGTACATAGGAAATAACCCTGAATTAGGTCATGAAGAAGTGAAGGCATGCAAAATACTATCTGAGAAGTTAGAAAAGCACGGTTTTTCTGTTTCTGTTGGCACCTGTGATTTACCAACAGCTTTCACAGCAGTGTTTGATAGTGGGAAACCAGGACCATCTGTTGGGTTTATGGCTGAATATGATGCACTACCAGGGCTTGGACATGCTTGTGGACATAACTTAATTGGCACAATGGCGGTAGCAGCTGGCATTGGATTGAGCTCTGTTTTAGCTGAAAGTGGCGGAAAGGTATATGTATATGGAACTCCTGCAGAAGAAACACGTGGTGGAAAGGTAACAATGGCAGAAGAGGGTGTGTTCAATCATCTTGATGTAGCAATGATGGTTCATCCATTAGATCATTATCAAAAAAGTGGATCGTCATTAGCCATGGATGCAATTCAGTTTGAGTTCTTTGGACGCTCTGCTCATGCGGCTGCTGCACCTTATGAAGGAATTAATGCATTAGATGCAGTGATTCAAACCTTTAATAGCATTAACGCATTGCGACAGCACGTAAAATCAGATGTAAGAATTCATGGAATTATACCTGAGGGTGGGAAGGCTGCCAATGTTGTTCCTGATTATGCGGTAGCACAGTTTTATGTTCGAGCATCAAGTCGCAGCTATGTAAATGAAGTGGCTGAAAAGGTAAAGGCCTGTGCTCAAGCGGCTGCTCTTGCAACAGGGGCCAGAGTAGAAATTTCAAACTATGAATTTTCTTATGATGATATGATCACAAATGAGCAGTTGTCTGACGTATTTACAGAAAACCTCGTTTTTCTAGGTGTGAATGAATCGGATATTGTTGTTACTAACAGTGATTCCGGCTCACTTGATATGGGGAATGTAAGCTATGCTGTACCGTCTATTCACCCATACATTCAGATCACTACTGAGCGAGCAGCATGTCATACACCGGAGTTTCAACAAGCAGCAATGAGTGACATGGGTAAAGAAGGTATGATTTTAGGAGCAAAGACAATGGCACTAACAGGGCTGGATATTATGACTAAGCCAGAAGTATTGGAAAAGATAAAAGCAGAATTTAATAGTAGAAAATAA
- a CDS encoding YceI family protein, giving the protein MTKTKWAVDTAHSGIDFSVRHMVISSVKGSFNSYSASIEADPKDLTTASIDFSVDLASVDTRNEDRDNHLRSADFFDVEQFPTMTFKSTSVEKTDEDEYNVTGDLTLHGVTRQETFKVVYEGSGLDPWGNEKVGFSATGKLNRGDYGLVYNAALETGGVLIGDQIKVSLEIQASKEA; this is encoded by the coding sequence ATGACTAAAACAAAATGGGCAGTAGATACGGCACACAGCGGAATTGATTTTTCGGTAAGACATATGGTTATTTCTTCAGTAAAGGGTTCTTTCAACAGCTATAGCGCTTCTATTGAAGCGGATCCAAAGGATTTAACGACTGCTTCAATCGATTTTTCAGTAGACCTTGCGAGTGTTGACACTCGTAACGAAGACCGTGACAACCACTTACGCTCTGCAGACTTCTTTGATGTTGAACAATTCCCAACGATGACTTTTAAATCGACTTCAGTTGAGAAGACAGATGAAGATGAGTACAATGTTACAGGTGATTTAACTTTACACGGTGTAACTCGTCAAGAAACGTTTAAAGTGGTGTATGAAGGTTCAGGTTTAGATCCATGGGGTAACGAAAAAGTTGGTTTCAGTGCAACTGGAAAATTAAATCGTGGCGATTATGGTTTAGTATATAACGCAGCACTTGAAACTGGTGGAGTATTAATTGGAGATCAAATTAAAGTATCACTTGAAATTCAAGCTTCAAAAGAAGCATAA
- a CDS encoding YciI family protein, protein MSYFAAILHMEKPELNAQFRDQHLDFLASLDEAGKIFARGPFVDGSGGMVIYIADSLEEAKELAEKDPYIVEGVRRLELHEWNKF, encoded by the coding sequence TTGTCTTATTTCGCAGCAATTTTACATATGGAAAAACCTGAGTTAAATGCACAATTCCGTGACCAACATTTAGACTTTTTAGCAAGTTTAGATGAAGCTGGAAAAATATTTGCTAGAGGACCATTCGTTGATGGTTCGGGTGGAATGGTTATTTATATTGCGGATTCATTAGAAGAAGCTAAAGAACTAGCTGAGAAGGATCCATACATTGTTGAAGGTGTAAGAAGGTTAGAATTACACGAATGGAATAAATTTTAA
- a CDS encoding cold-shock protein, whose product MERGKVKWFNSEKGFGFIERDGGEDVFVHFSAIQGEGYKSLDEGQEVEFEIENGQRGPQATNVRKA is encoded by the coding sequence ATGGAACGCGGTAAAGTAAAATGGTTTAACAGTGAAAAAGGTTTTGGATTTATCGAGAGAGACGGTGGGGAAGATGTATTTGTTCACTTCTCAGCAATTCAAGGTGAAGGGTATAAGTCGTTAGATGAAGGGCAAGAAGTTGAGTTTGAAATCGAAAACGGTCAACGTGGCCCGCAAGCGACTAACGTTCGTAAAGCATAA